In the Ostrinia nubilalis chromosome 15, ilOstNubi1.1, whole genome shotgun sequence genome, one interval contains:
- the LOC135078546 gene encoding uncharacterized protein LOC135078546, translating into MIAKVTLLACLVGLAYASGIGNTGLGAYGGPGYPGYGAGYGGLSGLGGYGGFGGYGAYGNGYGAGYGGYGAGYGGYGAGYGGYGAGYGGYGSGYGGYSSVHPGGATSYVNIVKHITPKAGYNGLYGGAGYAGAGVNGLGYAGAAGWPSNAAGWPNAGVPYAGGYGGYGAGYGGYGAGYGSYGNNGW; encoded by the exons ATGATCGCCAAA GTCACACTCCTCGCCTGCCTTGTAGGCTTGGCATATGCCAGTGGGATTGGCAACACTGGTTTGGGAGCCTATGGCGGTCCTGGCTACCCCGGTTACGGGGCTGGTTACGGTGGTCTCAGCGGCCTCGGCGGATACGGTGGTTTTGGCGGCTACGGCGCGTACGGCAACGGCTATGGCGCTGGTTACGGTGGCTACGGAGCCGGTTACGGTGGCTACGGAGCTGGTTACGGTGGCTACGGAGCCGGTTATGGCGGCTACGGATCCGGTTACGGCGGTTACAGTTCAGTCCATCCTGGCGGCGCAACGTCTTACGTTAACATCGTCAAGCACATTACCCCTAAGGCTGGGTACAACGGGCTTTATGGAGGAGCTGGCTACGCCGGAGCCGGTGTAAATGGCTTGGGATATGCAGGTGCTGCTGGCTGGCCATCTAATGCTGCCGGTTGGCCTAACGCCGGCGTTCCCTACGCTGGCGGTTACGGCGGCTACGGCGCTGGTTACGGCGGCTACGGCGCTGGTTACGGTAGCTACGGCAACAATGGTTGGTAA